In Bradyrhizobium sp. 170, the DNA window CCGGTCATCGAGCCGGTACTGATCGTCTCTCCGGCGCGAAGTCCGTCGCCCCATTGCCGGCGCTGTTCGGCCAGCCACCACAGCGGCCGCAGCGGATCGCCCATGACGTCGGCGCCCACGCCCTCGCGGCGCAGCACGCCATCGAATTCGACCCGAACCGGCGTCGACGCAAGTCTCTCGCGCCAGTTCTCGATCTTGTCGCCGAAGACATAACGTCCCGACGCGCTACCGTCGGCGAGAATGGCAGGCATCGGCGGCAGGGCTTTTCTCGCATAGCGGCACTCCGCCACTTCGATCCCGGCGTGAACCTCGCCGATTGCCTCGATGGTTTCAGGCAACGTCCAGGGTTTTTCTCGCGGCGGCAGATCGCGCGCGAGTGTTACGAAGAATTCGCATTCGATCAGGGGATCGAGCAACTCGCCGGCCTTGAAGCGCGCGGGAGACGTGCAGGCAAAGCGACGAAACGTCCTGCCATAGATCGGCCCGTCCAGCCGCAGCTTGCTTTTCACTCCCTCCGTCGTTCCCGCAATCTTCCAGCCCAGCGGCTCCCAGCCGAGCCGCTCCGCAACGATCTGGTTCACGGCGTAGGCGTCGGCGGCGTTTGCCGGCACCAGATCATCGGGCAGGGCGGACAATTGACAGGCATTGCGGCGGGCGCGGACGAGCAGGTCCGCCAGTTCTTCCTGCTTTCCGGAAATTTTCTTCATGTCGGCCTCACCGCCCCCGAAACACCG includes these proteins:
- a CDS encoding hydratase; translation: MKKISGKQEELADLLVRARRNACQLSALPDDLVPANAADAYAVNQIVAERLGWEPLGWKIAGTTEGVKSKLRLDGPIYGRTFRRFACTSPARFKAGELLDPLIECEFFVTLARDLPPREKPWTLPETIEAIGEVHAGIEVAECRYARKALPPMPAILADGSASGRYVFGDKIENWRERLASTPVRVEFDGVLRREGVGADVMGDPLRPLWWLAEQRRQWGDGLRAGETISTGSMTGMLPVRGGQHVRARFGDVATIEITIDL